The window AATATCTCGCATTTTTAATTGCTTGTTAAGTTCAACTCTAGGAAGCAGTTAGAAGATGTGTCCCACCATTTCTGCGTCATCAACTCTGACCATCCTGAGATATGTCTGCTGAACTTTCTTCCTGTTAATTTTGAGGTCATTGATTCTCATTTCCACATTCCAAACTCCTCAAAGAAATCATCGTGTGGTCACCACAAGATGGATTTGGTTTTAATGGGGTTTCATTAACATATTGTTGACAATCTGCTGCTGAAGGATGAAACTGATTTGTCATTTACACACGATGACTTGTATTCTATTTCGGTCACACCTCATAATTTGTTCATCATTTTGGTTCTGGACTCTATATACGAGGAAATAGTCTCATTCCTGGAATCTTTGGTTCTGCAGTGACTCTGTATGCCTTTGTTTCTATGGGGTAAAAGAAATGCAGATATGCAACCGTTTGAGAAAGTAAATAATGAAAGGCAGACGTGAATAGTGTCAATTTGAGTAACAACACCCTTGTCCCTTGGGCTATAGcatctttaagaaatcaagatGTGCCTGTGGCTTTTGCTAGTAGTCTGCGTTTGCTTATGTGCACATCCTCCCTTGATCTCAAGGAGAAAATAATAGTTTTCTAATCAAGTGTTACCGTAACTGCTATGGTTGAAATAACTTTTCGACATATTTCTTTCTGAATAGGTATATATAACTAGTAATATGTTCTACCTCCAGGCGTGTGCTTATTAAAGTTCGAGATAGTTGTCCTTTCCCTTTCGGAGCATCCCTGTTGAAGTTGGGACTATATGCTGCAAAGCNNNNNNNNNNNNNNNNNNNNNNNNNNNNNNNNNNNNNNNNNNNNNNNNNNNNNNNNNNNNNNNNNNNNNNNNNNNNNNNNNNNNNNNNNNNNNNNNNNNNggggggggggggggggggggtgcgAAGCAGTTGTTTCATTAGCTACTAGGATCATGTGATTGGAATCTGATAGGACTTAGGTGGTGTGCGTTGAACAAAGTAGTTACAATAACTTGCAAAGATCTCTAAGATTTGTTATCAGCTACTCAAGAGTGCAATTTGCATTTTCGCAACTGGTTATTTCACCTGAAATTAGCTTCCTGGAATCTGATTTCAATTGGAATTAGTTGTTCCCTCATTGGGATAATGATAGTATAGTCATGTCAAAGGAAAATAAGATGAGCACTGTGTAggacattgtattttgatttccTCATTTTTGCTTCCTTATCAACATAATGAACGTCTTTGGCTATCAGGTGGATAATGGAAACAACAAAATTTGATGAACATGTTTCTCCTTTGGCCAAGAGGATTGTTCAAGGACGTACAAGTTGCTGGTCCTCGTGCAGCTATCTGTCATGCTGGTAAATTGTCCAAGATATTAGCTACTAGTCAAGTGGCAGTGCTCTGTTGGTATCATGTCTATATCTGTCCACCGTTTCATGGAATTGCACAGATGGCTGCTCCTACAGCTGCTCACTGGTCCCAGAAATATAATCAATTATTTGGTGTCTTGAAAAAGAAAAGTTATAGTATTGTCAGCTATATCCTTTTGATACCTGTTGAAGAAATCTCAAAGGCATGCAAACAGGTTGAGACTACTGCAACAAGGAAAGAAGGTGCTATTTCTTCGAGCTCAAATAACTCTGAATGAGATTAAGATGATAATCTCAGTAATTCTGTTAAACCCAATGCTTCTGCAGTGCTTGAGAGATTTATTCAGTTTGAGTGAGACTAGGAAGGTTGGGGGTTCTCATTATATAAAGTTAAAGAATACCCTTCTGTAGCATC of the Capsicum annuum cultivar UCD-10X-F1 chromosome 11, UCD10Xv1.1, whole genome shotgun sequence genome contains:
- the LOC107846485 gene encoding REF/SRPP-like protein At1g67360 yields the protein MFLLWPRGLFKDVQVAGPRAAICHAGKLSKILATSQVAVLCWYHVYICPPFHGIAQMAAPTAAHWSQKYNQLFGVLKKKSYSIVSYILLIPVEEISKACKQVETTATRKEGAISSSSNNSE